The genomic region AACCTGTTCGCCCATCCGACCTGCAACCTCGGGACCATCGAGGGCGGCGAAGCCATCAACACGGTACCCGAGAACGCCCGGGCGAAACTCGACGTGCGACTCTCACCCGGTGTCGATACCTCGGCCGTCATCGAGACCATACGGGCCCGGCTGGACGACCACGAGGGCGTCGTGGTCGCCGACTGCGACTGGAGCGTCGGGAGCTTCACGCCGACCTCGGACCCGCTGGTTCCCGCGGTCGCCGAGACCGCCGAAGCCGTGACCCAAACCCGCGTGTTCCGGCGCTCGGCGACGGGTGGCGGCGACGCGAAGAAGCTCCGCAACGCGGGGATTCCCACGCTCGAGTTCGCCCTCGGGACCGACACGGTCCACGGCGTCGACGAGTTCACGACCGTCGCGGCGTTGCGGGGGAACGCAGAGATCTACGCTCGGGCGGCCTTTGCATTCGCCGAACGGCTGTAGTCGCGGAACGAGTGTAGCCTCAGAACGGTTCTAGCTCTGGCTCTCGCCTTCGGCGTCGGTGCCGATGGCCTGATCGCTGTCGCCGCGCACAGCTTCCCAGAGGAACAGCCCCGAGACGATAGCGAAGACGAAGCCGACCGTCTGGAGGAGGTACGTCCAGGGGCCACCCGCCGTCACGCCGAGGACGAGCAGCGATAGCAGGAACGTGATGGCGATGAGCCACCGTCGAATCGAGTAGAGGAGGGCGTCGGTTTGCACAGGTCGAGTTTCGGACACTAGCGTGTCAATGTTTTGCCTCCAGGTCGTGGCAACCGTTGGCATCTGACAGCCTCATTTTCCTGTGAGGGCCCAGACATCACCGTCCCGTGTCCCGACTAGCACCGTCCCGTCGACCACGGTCGGTGTGTTCGTCCAGGACGAGAAGACCTGTGTCCAGCGCTGTTTTCCATCGCTGGCACGGATGCAGTGGACAGTACTGCTTCGCCCACCCAGATACACGGAGCCATCAGCGACCGTCGGGGGAGAAACGACCCACCCTGCCGTCTCGTATCGCCACTGCTCGCTGCCGTCGTCGGTCGACAGTGCGTGGATTGCTTGCGTCTCTCTGGGAGCGACGTAGACACTGCCGTCGGCGACGACGGGTGCCTGGGTCGAACTGACCCGGCCCGGAAGGCTCCGTCGCCATTGCTGTGTCCCATCGGCTGCATCGATGGCGTAGAGCGTCGGGTCACCGCTCCCGCCTGCCAGACCGGACATCGCATAGACGGTCCCATCCGCATACGACGGATGGCCGGTTGGACCATCGAACGTCCACTTCGTCCCGCCGGTCACCTTGTCGAGCGCGACGATCCGGGCCTCCATCATACTGCCAGCGAACAGGGTATCATCGTTGGCTGCGAGTGCAGGAGCCGCAATCTTTCGAGACCAGCTGACGGAACCGTCCGTCCTGTTGACGGCGAATACCGTCCCACGTCCGAGATACACCGTGTCTTCGTCGACTACTGGTGTCGTATGGATATTTCGGCTAGCCTGCTGGAATACCCATTCTTCTTCGCCGGTCTCTGCGTTCAGGGCGTATAGAAACCCACCTGAGCCCTCAGCAAAAACCGTCCCGTCAGCCACCGTCGGGGTGCACTTTCGCCGGGGATCTGACACTGTCGCGGTTGCGTCGTCATTAGAGAACCGCCACTGCTCCTTGCCAGTACTGGCGTCCAACCCGTAGACACGACCGTCCTGACTGGAACAATAGACCATCCCATCAGCAACGACAGGGTTGAAATTCGACCACTCCTGTTTCTCGCTCTCCGCCGTCGAGAACCGCCAGGCTGGTTTCACACCAGCTGTCGGGCCAGTCGTGGACTGGTGGTAGCCGTCGTTGCCGTTGTTGTACTGGAACTGTGGCCATCCTCCGTCGATGGAGAGCGACTGGTACGTCTTCGTCGACGTATCGGAGGTACCGGAGTCGGGACTGTCGGTCTCCTTCGACTCGGTGGCTGTCGCACTCTCGGTTGTCGTCTCAGAGATTGTCTGCGTTGACTCGGTCGCTGTCCTGCTGGTCGTGGTTTCGGACCCACCGGATCGAAGTCGAAGACACCCTGTCGAAAGCCCCATCGCACCCACAGTCAAGAATCGTCTCCTTCGCATTGTGTCAATACTCTTGAAACAGATACAATAAACTACTGGGGGCGGAACGGTGTCGTCTTGCCACCGAATCAGGCACTGCTCGGGCGTTCGGTCTCACCCTCGGCCTCGCCTCCTGCCTCGTCCCCGATTCGCAGCGCCTCGTGGTACGCGTCCTGGTACCGTGAGAGCTTCCGGAACAGCACCGTCAACAGGACGCCGTCGTACACCAAGATGAACGCGACGAACACCGGCAAACCGAACGGGATGACCCGCGGGAGGTACGACACCAGCGTGTTGTAGAGGCCGTGGACGAGCGCGGCGATGAGCAGGCCCTTCACCACGATCGGACCGCGGTTCTCCGGGTTGAACTTCGCCAGCCCGAGGTAGTACCCGGCGAACGCCGAGTAGATGACGTGGCCCGGCCCGGCGAGCAGGCGGACGCTCGCGATGTTGATGGTCGACGGGACGACGTTCACCCCGACCGACGCCACCTCCAGGTACACACGCGTGATGTAGATGGCGTTCTCGATGGTCGCGAACCCGAGGCCGGCGACCGCACCGTACACTGCACCATCGATGACCGCGTGAAACTCGATGCTCCGGAAGGCGTACAGCCGGACCGCGAGCCACTTCACCAGCTCCTCGACCGGACCGACCACGAGGAAGAAGTAGAGTGCGAGTCCGACGACCGGAATCAGCCCGAACAGTCCGCTGAGAGCCGTGTTGACGATGGCTGCGAACCCGGCGAACAATACCCCGAGGACGAACGTCATCACCAGCGAGCGCAGCGATTGTCTGAGTGTCGGGTCGTCGTACCAGATGTACCCGACGAGCAAGGCCGCCGGCACGACCGACAGGAGCGTCAACCCGCCCAGCAGGGGGTTCCGGACGACGGCGAACCCGGTGAGTGCGAGCTGTGCGACGATGATGAGCACCGCCGTGAACACGAGCAAGAGCCGCGAACTCATCTTCAACAGGCCGGTGAGCCGAACCGAGACCGTATCGAGCAGTGTCCGTTCGTCCCAGGTCGCGATGTCGTAGAGGTCGCGACTGCGCCCCATGACCCGTTCGATGGGGTCTTGTCCCTCAGTCATACCCACGAATTCTGCGACCGGTCGTATAATAGTGTGTGACGGCTCCACATTCGCCGGATGGTGTGACCGTCAACTCTTCGCCCTAAGGAGGCCTCGGAGTGATGAGCCAGGAGTGGGAGTTCGAACCACGGTCGCTGCGCTTGCGCTTCGTTCACGGCTTCGCCGTTCACACACGCGGTTCTCGCGCTGCTCGAACCGCGCTATCGCTCCCTGATTCGAATCCCACCGTCAGCTCTTCGTTCTCACTAGCGTTCGAACAGAAGAGCCAGGAGTGGGATTCGAACCCACGAAGTCTCGATTACAAGTCGAGTGCATGAACCGCCCATGCTCTCCTGGCAGGCGTTCCGTACGTCAGTCGTGGCCCTTCGGGTTAGTATCACTTTCGACTCCGACTCGCTTTTCCATGACGACGCGGTGGTCGTGATAGCCTGCCCGCTCGTAGAATTCGCGGGCCTCGGTGTTCTTCGCCATCACCTCAAGTTGGACGACGTCCGCGCCGCGCTCGCGGAGTTGTTCTTCGGCGGCGTCGAGCAACGCCGACCCGCGCCCTGCCCCGCGGTACTCGGGGACGACGTAGAGGTTCTGGATGACCCCGCGAGTCACATCGACCTCGAGGTCAGCGCTGGTTCGCTCGAACATCACGAAACCGACGATGCGGTCGTCGACCCGGTCGACCAGTACGTCGCCGTCGACGATGTGGTGGGCGAAGTGCTGGGAGAGGAGGTCGCGGTTCGCATCGGGGAGAATGGCGCTCCCGTGGGGCCGTTGTTCGGTCGCGAGGGCGACCCACTGGTCGGTGAGGGTGTCGAGGTCGGTGAGCGTCGCGGGCTCAATCGTCATGCGAACGCCGGAGGGCCTCGACGGCCGGGAGTTCCCCGTCCGT from Haloarchaeobius sp. HME9146 harbors:
- a CDS encoding N-acetyltransferase, encoding MTIEPATLTDLDTLTDQWVALATEQRPHGSAILPDANRDLLSQHFAHHIVDGDVLVDRVDDRIVGFVMFERTSADLEVDVTRGVIQNLYVVPEYRGAGRGSALLDAAEEQLRERGADVVQLEVMAKNTEAREFYERAGYHDHRVVMEKRVGVESDTNPKGHD
- a CDS encoding PrsW family intramembrane metalloprotease, yielding MTEGQDPIERVMGRSRDLYDIATWDERTLLDTVSVRLTGLLKMSSRLLLVFTAVLIIVAQLALTGFAVVRNPLLGGLTLLSVVPAALLVGYIWYDDPTLRQSLRSLVMTFVLGVLFAGFAAIVNTALSGLFGLIPVVGLALYFFLVVGPVEELVKWLAVRLYAFRSIEFHAVIDGAVYGAVAGLGFATIENAIYITRVYLEVASVGVNVVPSTINIASVRLLAGPGHVIYSAFAGYYLGLAKFNPENRGPIVVKGLLIAALVHGLYNTLVSYLPRVIPFGLPVFVAFILVYDGVLLTVLFRKLSRYQDAYHEALRIGDEAGGEAEGETERPSSA
- a CDS encoding PQQ-like beta-propeller repeat protein, which produces MMEARIVALDKVTGGTKWTFDGPTGHPSYADGTVYAMSGLAGGSGDPTLYAIDAADGTQQWRRSLPGRVSSTQAPVVADGSVYVAPRETQAIHALSTDDGSEQWRYETAGWVVSPPTVADGSVYLGGRSSTVHCIRASDGKQRWTQVFSSWTNTPTVVDGTVLVGTRDGDVWALTGK